Proteins encoded within one genomic window of Haematobia irritans isolate KBUSLIRL chromosome 5, ASM5000362v1, whole genome shotgun sequence:
- the Chrac-16 gene encoding chromatin accessibility complex protein 1, translated as METELPHTRIRTIMKSSLDTGQINNEVLFLMTKSTEMFIKHFAKESYQHAKKPSSLAYNHLADLVQENDNLEFLLQIIPQKIKVKKFKTLLEQGDESSESSSDSE; from the exons ATGGAAACAGAATTACCGCATACAAGGATTCGAACTATCATGAAGAGTTCATTAGATACAggccaaataaacaatgaagtaCTATTTTTAATGACAAAGTCGACG GAAATGTTTATTAAGCATTTCGCGAAGGAATCATACCAACACGCAAAAAAACCAAGCAGTTTGGCCTATAATCATTTGGCCGATTTAGTCCAAGAAAATGACAATTTAGAATTCCTTCTCCAGATTATACCACAAAAgataaaggtaaaaaaattcaaaactctTTTGGAGCAGGGAGATGAGAGCAGTGAATCGTCTTCCGACAGTGAATAA
- the LOC142239246 gene encoding RNA-binding protein 48 yields the protein MYVFGECLSFAVQIFIQFLRTGITLFRLMNTNIECVSHHKRSQYCTTRLKYRQGRELKAVKVYTVANESNYLLVFGVPKINLQNELKQKARKFGNIRNISDVTTELLNKGCEIEPFTQVFLVSFEKITDARKFKKFSDARSFYGGILHISYAPEYETIEELRDKLNKRKTEVEYRMKTNEKQLKRMKTDELDVELKT from the exons atgtatgtttttggGGAATGTTTGAGTTTTGcagttcaaatatttattcagtTCCTGAGGACTGGAATAACATTGTTTAGGCTAATGAATACTAATATTGAATGTGTATCCCACCACAAACGTTCCCAATATTGTACAACCCGATTAAAATACCGGCAGGGGCGAGAACTAAAGGCGGTAAAG GTCTATACTGTAGCAAATGAATCAAATTATTTACTGGTATTTGGGGTTCCCAAGATCAATCTGCAAAACGAATTAAAACAGAAagctagaaaatttggcaatataaGAAATATTAGCGATGTCACCACTGAATTGCTAAATAAAGGATGCGAAATAGAGCCATTTACTCAAGTATTTCTGgtatcatttgaaaaaattacagaTGCTcgtaaattcaagaaattttcggACGCTCGATCGTTTTATGGTGGAATATTGCACATTTCCTATGCCCCAGAATATGAGACAATAGAGGAGTTGAGAGACAAACTGAATAAGAGGAAAACTGAAGTTGAATACCGTATGAAAACTAATGAGAAACAATTGAAACGCATGAAAACTGATGAACTGGATGTTGAGCTAAAAACTTGA